A window of Coleofasciculus sp. FACHB-T130 contains these coding sequences:
- a CDS encoding THUMP domain-containing protein, whose amino-acid sequence MNHYFATVARGLEPVAAAELERLGAKEVRPDFTGVHFVGDKALLYRVNLWARTIFRVLVPIHEFACYDAQMLYQGVQNISWDEYLRPNNTLAVDCTGGNQKLNHTHFTALQVKNAIVDQQRDKSGHRSSVDTESPDVRINVHIHQDRCILSLDSSGTSLHRRGYRPAMGLAPLKETLAAAILDMAEWDANLPFLDPLCGSGTLPLEAALKGLNIAPGLFRENFGFFSWLDFDEALWEEIWAEAENSEISDLKAPIWGSDKDPDILSQAHTNAQRCGIADKLTFTQTELSQLEAPADSGVLICNPPYGERLGDERELGELYKMLGDVFKQRFKGWTAFVLTGNKELSKRVGLKTSRRIPVYNGSLACTLLKYELY is encoded by the coding sequence ATGAATCACTACTTTGCCACAGTTGCCCGTGGTCTAGAACCTGTTGCTGCTGCTGAGCTGGAACGTTTAGGGGCAAAGGAAGTCCGTCCTGATTTCACTGGAGTGCATTTTGTTGGCGATAAAGCATTGCTATACCGGGTGAATCTCTGGGCAAGGACAATTTTTCGAGTGCTAGTCCCCATCCATGAATTTGCCTGCTATGACGCCCAGATGCTCTACCAAGGGGTGCAAAACATCTCCTGGGATGAGTATCTACGCCCCAACAACACCCTAGCTGTGGACTGTACGGGGGGCAATCAAAAACTCAACCACACCCACTTCACGGCTTTACAAGTTAAAAACGCCATCGTAGACCAACAGCGTGACAAATCAGGTCACAGGTCTAGCGTTGACACCGAAAGTCCAGATGTGCGGATTAATGTCCACATCCATCAAGACCGTTGCATTTTAAGTTTAGACAGTTCGGGTACCAGTCTCCATCGCCGGGGATACCGACCCGCAATGGGGCTGGCTCCCCTTAAGGAGACTCTGGCGGCTGCTATCCTCGACATGGCAGAGTGGGATGCGAATCTTCCCTTTTTAGACCCGCTATGCGGCTCTGGAACGCTCCCCTTAGAGGCAGCTTTAAAAGGTTTGAATATTGCCCCCGGATTATTTCGCGAAAATTTTGGCTTTTTCAGTTGGCTGGACTTTGATGAAGCTCTGTGGGAAGAGATATGGGCGGAAGCCGAAAACAGCGAAATCTCAGACTTGAAGGCACCAATTTGGGGGAGCGACAAAGACCCTGATATCCTAAGCCAAGCTCACACGAATGCCCAACGGTGCGGCATTGCAGATAAGCTAACGTTTACGCAAACCGAATTATCCCAATTGGAAGCACCCGCAGACAGCGGCGTTCTCATCTGTAATCCTCCCTACGGAGAACGTCTGGGAGATGAGAGAGAATTGGGCGAACTCTACAAAATGCTCGGTGATGTTTTCAAACAACGCTTCAAAGGTTGGACTGCCTTTGTTTTGACCGGAAACAAAGAGTTATCGAAAAGAGTGGGTCTCAAAACATCTCGTCGCATTCCTGTTTATAACGGTTCTTTAGCGTGTACCTTGCTCAAGTACGAATTGTATTAG
- a CDS encoding ABC-F family ATP-binding cassette domain-containing protein, translating to MSIFTLQSVKKDFGIKEILKDANFSLDPTDKVGLIGTNGSGKSTLLKMIAGLEPIDGGQLLVNSGVRIVYLPQQPDLDENLTVLEQVFADSGEQMSLVREYEELSDKLAHNREDSQLMSRFSTVMQRMDATGAWELETNAKIILTKLGIEDFNAKIATLSGGYRKRIALATALLSEPEVLLMDEPTNHLDALSVEWLQSYLNRYRGAILLITHDRYFLDRVTNRILEIDRGDLYTYAGNYSYYLEKKALAEESAVSSQRKHQGVLRRELEWLKRGPKARSTKQKARIDRVHEMQATEFKQTQGKVDISTLSRRIGKKVIDLTNISKAYDGRTLIKDFTYEFSPEDRIGIIGGNGAGKSTLMDIITGRVQPDSGSVEIGSTIHIGYFNQHSEELLVALNENLRVIDYIKEVGEYLKIADGTQITASQMLERFLFPGNQQYAPIHKLSGGEKRRLFLLRVLMSAPNVLILDEPTNDLDVQTLAVLEDYLEDFPGCMICVSHDRYFLDRAVDKIFSFEEGGNLRQYPGNYSVYLDYKKAEEEAALREAANAKDSLKSVQPQLRPAEPQPSSNNNNKRRRLSTWEKREFEKLEGKIAQLETEKAEAERALYNAAPGKVAQVGELYQKVETLTQAIDAATERWMELAEIES from the coding sequence ATGAGCATATTTACACTGCAATCAGTTAAAAAAGACTTTGGTATCAAAGAAATTTTAAAAGATGCCAACTTTAGCCTAGATCCCACGGATAAAGTCGGACTAATCGGCACCAACGGCTCTGGAAAATCAACGCTGTTGAAGATGATAGCCGGACTAGAACCGATTGATGGCGGTCAACTTTTAGTCAACTCAGGAGTACGGATTGTTTACTTACCTCAGCAACCCGACTTAGATGAAAATCTCACCGTTCTAGAGCAAGTCTTTGCCGATAGCGGGGAGCAAATGTCCCTTGTCCGCGAATATGAAGAACTGTCAGACAAACTGGCTCACAATCGAGAAGATAGCCAGCTCATGTCCCGCTTCTCTACGGTCATGCAACGCATGGATGCCACGGGTGCTTGGGAACTAGAGACAAATGCCAAAATCATCCTCACCAAGCTAGGAATTGAAGATTTTAACGCCAAAATTGCTACTCTATCCGGCGGCTATCGCAAGCGAATTGCTTTGGCAACCGCTTTACTTTCGGAACCGGAAGTGTTGCTGATGGATGAACCAACTAACCATCTAGATGCCCTATCTGTCGAGTGGTTACAAAGTTATTTGAACCGCTATCGGGGAGCAATTCTGCTCATCACTCACGATCGCTATTTTCTCGATCGCGTCACCAACCGAATTCTTGAAATCGACCGAGGCGATCTCTACACTTACGCGGGTAACTATTCCTACTATTTAGAGAAAAAAGCCCTCGCTGAAGAGTCTGCTGTCAGCAGTCAGCGCAAACATCAGGGAGTACTTCGCCGAGAATTGGAATGGTTGAAGCGAGGACCAAAAGCCCGGAGTACCAAGCAGAAAGCTCGGATCGATCGCGTCCACGAGATGCAAGCAACTGAGTTCAAACAGACTCAGGGCAAAGTCGATATTTCCACTCTGAGCCGTCGGATTGGCAAAAAAGTTATTGATTTAACGAATATCTCTAAAGCCTACGATGGACGCACCTTAATCAAAGATTTCACCTATGAATTTAGTCCCGAAGATCGTATCGGCATCATCGGTGGCAATGGTGCAGGCAAATCAACTTTGATGGATATTATCACCGGGCGCGTTCAACCTGATTCTGGAAGCGTTGAGATTGGCTCTACCATTCACATTGGCTATTTTAACCAACACTCTGAAGAATTACTCGTTGCATTGAATGAAAATTTGCGAGTGATTGACTACATTAAAGAAGTTGGAGAATATCTCAAAATTGCCGATGGCACTCAGATTACGGCTTCCCAAATGTTGGAGCGTTTTCTATTCCCTGGCAATCAACAATATGCCCCGATTCATAAACTTTCTGGTGGGGAAAAACGTCGCCTATTTCTGTTGCGCGTTTTGATGAGTGCGCCTAATGTTCTCATTCTTGATGAACCAACCAATGACTTAGATGTTCAAACCTTAGCGGTCTTAGAAGACTATCTAGAAGATTTCCCCGGCTGTATGATTTGTGTCTCCCACGATCGCTACTTCCTCGACCGCGCCGTAGACAAAATATTTTCCTTTGAAGAGGGTGGCAATCTGCGCCAATATCCAGGCAATTACTCAGTTTACTTGGACTACAAGAAAGCCGAAGAAGAAGCAGCATTGCGCGAAGCTGCCAATGCTAAGGATAGCTTAAAGTCAGTGCAGCCCCAACTACGTCCAGCAGAGCCACAACCCTCTAGTAACAATAACAACAAACGGCGTAGGCTTTCAACTTGGGAAAAGCGCGAGTTTGAGAAGCTTGAAGGCAAGATTGCTCAATTGGAAACTGAAAAAGCTGAGGCAGAGAGAGCGCTTTATAATGCGGCTCCTGGCAAAGTCGCCCAAGTTGGTGAACTCTATCAAAAGGTAGAAACTTTAACTCAGGCTATTGATGCTGCGACTGAACGCTGGATGGAACTCGCTGAGATTGAGTCTTAA
- a CDS encoding prohibitin family protein, giving the protein MKNQYAQNLQLSILGIITALVLFISLNSFVIINPGQAGVISILGKARDGAVLEGIHLKPPLISVVDIYDLTVQKFEVPAQSSTKDLQDLSARFAINFRLDPIQVVEVRRKQGTLENIVSKIIAPQTQESFKVAAARRTVEEAITKREELKQDFDTALGQRLDKYGIIVLDTSVVDLTFSPEFARAVEEKQIAEQRAQRAVYVAQEAEQEAQADINRARGRAEAQRLLAETLKQQGGGLVLQKEAIEAWRQGGSQMPKVLVTGGDSNSSIPFLFNLGNLQDATSHQ; this is encoded by the coding sequence TTGAAAAATCAGTACGCGCAGAATTTACAATTATCAATCCTAGGGATTATCACTGCCTTAGTCCTCTTTATTAGTCTCAATTCTTTTGTAATTATTAACCCAGGTCAGGCAGGAGTCATCAGTATCTTAGGGAAAGCGAGAGATGGAGCTGTGCTAGAAGGCATCCACCTCAAACCCCCACTGATCTCAGTTGTAGACATCTATGATTTGACCGTGCAAAAATTTGAAGTTCCGGCACAGAGTTCTACCAAGGATCTACAGGATCTCTCTGCTAGATTTGCCATCAACTTTCGCCTCGACCCTATCCAAGTCGTTGAGGTGAGAAGGAAACAAGGAACCTTAGAGAATATCGTGTCAAAAATTATTGCACCGCAGACTCAGGAATCTTTTAAAGTAGCAGCGGCTAGGAGAACCGTTGAAGAAGCAATTACTAAAAGAGAGGAACTGAAACAAGACTTTGATACTGCCTTGGGTCAACGGTTAGATAAGTACGGAATTATCGTGCTAGATACTAGTGTCGTTGACCTAACTTTCTCCCCTGAGTTTGCGAGGGCAGTTGAAGAGAAACAAATTGCCGAACAGCGGGCGCAACGAGCAGTCTATGTGGCGCAAGAAGCTGAACAAGAAGCCCAAGCAGACATCAATCGCGCCAGAGGTAGAGCTGAGGCTCAACGACTCCTAGCTGAAACCCTAAAGCAACAAGGGGGTGGGCTAGTTCTTCAGAAAGAAGCGATCGAAGCGTGGAGACAAGGAGGTTCCCAAATGCCAAAAGTTCTCGTCACGGGTGGTGACTCTAATAGCAGTATCCCATTTCTCTTTAACCTGGGTAATCTTCAGGATGCAACTTCCCATCAATAG